The Pan troglodytes isolate AG18354 chromosome 1, NHGRI_mPanTro3-v2.0_pri, whole genome shotgun sequence genome includes a region encoding these proteins:
- the NBL1 gene encoding neuroblastoma suppressor of tumorigenicity 1 isoform X1: MMLRVLVGAVLPAMLLAAPPPINKLALFPDKSAWCEAKNITQIVGHSGCEAKSIQNRACLGQCFSYSVPNTFPQSTESLVHCDSCMPAQSMWEIVTLECPGHEEVPRVDKLVEKILHCSCQACGKEPSHEGLSVYVQGEDGPGSQPGTHPHPHPHPHPGGQTPEPEDPPGAPHTEEEGAED, translated from the exons ATGATGCTTCGGGTCCTGGTGGGGGCTGTCCTCCCTGCCATGCTACTGGCTGCCCCACCACCCATCAACAAGCTGGCACTGTTCCCAGATAAGAGTGCCTGGTGCGAAGCCAAGAACATCACCCAGATCGTGGGCCACAGCGGCTGTGAGGCCAAGTCCATCCAGAACAG GGCGTGCCTAGGACAGTGCTTCAGCTACAGCGTCCCCAACACCTTCCCGCAGTCCACAGAGTCCCTGGTTCACTGTGACTCCTGCATGCCAGCCCAGTCCATGTGGGAGATT GTGACGCTGGAGTGCCCGGGCCACGAGGAGGTGCCCAGGGTGGACAAGCTGGTGGAGAAGATCCTGCACTGTAGCTGCCAGGCCTGCGGCAAGGAGCCTAGTCACGAGGGGCTGAGCGTCTATGTGCAGGGCGAGGACGGGCCAGGATCCCAGCCCGgcacccaccctcacccccatccccacccccatcctggtGGGCAGACCCCTGAGCCCGAGGACCCCCCGGGGGCCCCCCACACGGAGGAAGAGGGGGCTGAGGACTGA